From Zerene cesonia ecotype Mississippi chromosome 13, Zerene_cesonia_1.1, whole genome shotgun sequence, the proteins below share one genomic window:
- the LOC119831466 gene encoding uncharacterized protein LOC119831466, producing MLTSAAMLTSAAMSTSVVISTPSTLSVATTASVTAPTLIVTSSADLSTTAVQTTTIRRQTAVASPLSVDWKSNKMNGDTKSRKEMKNFRIGSARRVEACSLLNGDGDPDFGTPV from the exons ATGTTGACGTCAGCTGCAATGTTGACGTCAGCTGCAATGTCGACGTCGGTCGTAATTTCGACACCCTCGACGTTGTCAGTAGCGACAACAGCGTCGGTTACGGCACCGACGTTGATTGTGACGTCGTCAGCGGATTTGTCGACCACAGCGGTACAGACTACGACAATACGACGTCAGACGGCGGTAGCTTCTCCCTTGAGCGTCGATTGGAAATCGAACAAGATGAACGGTGATACCAAGTCGAGGAAGGAAATGAAAAACTTTAg gATAGGGTCAGCTCGTCGCGTGGAGGCGTGCTCGCTGCTCAACGGAGATGGAGACCCAGATTTCGGAACGCCGGTGTGA